One Rhipicephalus microplus isolate Deutch F79 chromosome 4, USDA_Rmic, whole genome shotgun sequence genomic window carries:
- the LOC142813894 gene encoding ipis-1-like, protein MAPEISGPLLQFPIDLYRQMRLHGNQSNLLISPWLATLLLVMVHQGARGDTATKITRLLHASYCPWRKGELLERFLRWTRDLPAGTLGPRQGRSGLRLTRYACLYYDETVKLTDEYVAAMGKAGVNCHRKDFACSAEQCRLSMDAFARAMSSYTITPPGQALRREDVNRETQLIFVGFIRQQVRWWRRFEKAPDGLFFETRARTSVVSMMTQTAPFPVCDSPELGVTLIELPFESPHQSLVILLPNDVEGLANVEEKMSACKILHCLGMLKQQGDAEVTLPRFSVKCVTDLKQLLGSMGKGDVFAKGADLSGLCGARRGDVAVSSARQFVSFQAGRNGPGTPDELSSFTVESTTASLERQLRRFTVDRPFLFLVVSREPDIVFLFGSVRKISSSN, encoded by the coding sequence ATGGCACCGGAGATTTCGGGACCACTGTTGCAGTTTCCAATCGACCTCTACCGGCAAATGCGTCTCCATGGCAACCAGAGCAACTTGCTCATTTCCCCGTGGCTCGCAACTTTACTCCTCGTTATGGTACACCAGGGAGCGCGGGGAGACACTGCAACTAAAATCACGCGCCTCTTGCACGCCTCCTACTGCCCTTGGCGCAAAGGCGAGCTCCTGGAACGGTTTCTGCGATGGACCCGCGACCTTCCTGCTGGTACCCTGGGTCCTCGCCAAGGTAGAAGTGGCCTTCGCCTCACGCGCTACGCCTGCCTTTATTACGACGAGACAGTCAAGCTCACCGACGAGTACGTTGCGGCTATGGGAAAAGCCGGTGTGAACTGCCACCGTAAGGACTTTGCCTGTAGCGCCGAGCAGTGTCGTCTCTCCATGGATGCCTTCGCGCGTGCCATGTCGTCCTACACGATAACCCCTCCTGGTCAAGCGCTTCGGCGAGAGGACGTCAACAGGGAAACGCAGCTGATTTTTGTTGGCTTTATTAGACAGCAGGTTCGCTGGTGGCGTCGCTTCGAGAAGGCTCCGGATGGGCTCTTCTTCGAGACGCGAGCCAGGACTTCCGTCGTCTCCATGATGACGCAAACGGCTCCGTTCCCGGTTTGTGATTCGCCCGAACTTGGAGTCACTCTCATCGAACTGCCTTTCGAGTCACCTCACCAGTCGCTTGTCATACTCTTGCCGAACGATGTGGAAGGGCTCGCAAATGTGGAAGAAAAAATGAGCGCTTGCAAGATTCTCCATTGCCTTGGAATGCTCAAACAACAGGGGGATGCAGAGGTAACGCTGCCGAGATTCAGCGTCAAGTGCGTCACGGATCTGAAGCAGTTGCTCGGTTCTATGGGCAAAGGTGACGTGTTCGCAAAAGGCGCCGACTTGTCGGGTCTGTGCGGAGCGCGGCGTGGAGATGTCGCCGTGTCGTCAGCTAGGCAGTTTGTATCTTTTCAAGCCGGTCGCAACGGACCCGGTACACCAGATGAACTGTCCTCTTTCACAGTTGAATCAACGACTGCTTCGCTTGAGCGTCAACTGCGGCGGTTTACTGTGGACCGTCCCTTCTTGTTCCTTGTAGTCAGCAGGGAGCCGGATATAGTATTTTTGTTTGGTTCCGTGAGAAAAATATCCTCAAGCAATTGA